A single Crateriforma conspicua DNA region contains:
- a CDS encoding zinc-binding alcohol dehydrogenase family protein, giving the protein MKALQLSEPKRWEIVDIQAPGKPGPGEAVVKIHRVGVCGTDLGGYLGKFPFFSYPRIPGHELGVEVVAVGEGVKNVSVGQFCAVEPYINCQQCYSCRRGFTNCCEHHQTLGVMCDGGLAEQMTLPARKLHPSGNLTMDQAALVETLAIGCHAVDRSKLQGKENTLILGAGPIGLSALEFAKLTGARVIIADLVESRLEFVRQRMGVQDTIQIKGDDSDIEAIGDLTDGQFADVVIDATGHNGSMVRSMEFAAFAGRVVYVGITQQNLDFPHAAFFHRRELNLMASRNALSPDFPRIIRLIDAGIIDTQPWITHHASFNEVPDVFESWTRPETGVIKAVIEV; this is encoded by the coding sequence ATGAAAGCACTGCAGTTAAGCGAACCCAAACGTTGGGAAATCGTTGATATCCAGGCTCCCGGCAAACCCGGTCCTGGCGAAGCCGTTGTCAAAATTCACCGCGTGGGCGTGTGCGGAACGGACTTGGGTGGCTACTTGGGCAAGTTCCCGTTCTTTTCCTACCCACGCATCCCCGGCCACGAACTGGGCGTGGAAGTCGTGGCCGTCGGCGAAGGCGTCAAGAACGTCTCGGTCGGCCAGTTCTGTGCGGTTGAACCGTACATCAATTGCCAACAGTGTTACTCTTGTCGCCGCGGGTTCACCAACTGTTGTGAACACCATCAAACATTGGGCGTCATGTGCGACGGCGGCTTGGCCGAACAGATGACGTTGCCTGCGCGCAAACTGCATCCCTCGGGCAACCTCACGATGGACCAAGCCGCGTTGGTGGAAACGTTGGCCATCGGCTGTCACGCGGTGGACCGCAGCAAACTGCAAGGCAAAGAGAACACTTTGATCTTGGGCGCCGGTCCGATCGGCTTGTCGGCTTTGGAGTTCGCAAAGCTGACGGGGGCACGCGTCATCATCGCCGATTTGGTTGAATCACGTCTGGAGTTCGTTCGCCAGCGCATGGGTGTGCAAGACACCATCCAAATCAAGGGCGACGATTCGGATATCGAAGCGATCGGCGACTTGACCGACGGCCAATTCGCCGACGTGGTGATCGATGCCACCGGTCACAACGGGTCGATGGTCCGCAGCATGGAATTCGCCGCCTTTGCCGGTCGGGTCGTTTACGTGGGGATCACGCAACAGAACCTGGACTTTCCCCACGCGGCGTTTTTCCATCGCCGCGAATTGAACTTGATGGCCAGCCGCAACGCGTTGTCGCCGGACTTTCCACGCATCATTCGCCTGATTGATGCCGGCATCATCGACACCCAGCCGTGGATCACGCACCACGCGTCGTTCAACGAGGTCCCGGACGTGTTCGAATCGTGGACGCGACCGGAAACCGGAGTCATCAAAGCGGTTATCGAGGTTTGA